One part of the Eptesicus fuscus isolate TK198812 chromosome 20, DD_ASM_mEF_20220401, whole genome shotgun sequence genome encodes these proteins:
- the LOC129147468 gene encoding keratin-associated protein 1-3-like — MACCQTSFCGFPSCSCGTSGPSCCQPTCCQTSCCQPTCCQTSCCQPTCCQTSCCQPTCCQTSCCGTGCGTGCGAVSCRTRWCRPDCRVEDTCLPPCCVVSCTPPTCCQLHHAQAACCRPSYCGQSCCRPACCCYCCEPTC; from the coding sequence ATGGCCTGCTGTCAAACTAGCTTCTGTGGATTCCCCAGCTGCTCCTGTGGGACCAGTggccccagctgctgccagccaacCTGCTGCCagaccagctgctgccagccaacCTGCTGCCagaccagctgctgccagccaacCTGCTGCCagaccagctgctgccagccaacCTGCTGCCAGACCAGCTGCTGTGGCACCGGCTGTGGCACTGGCTGTGGAGCTGTGAGCTGCCGCACCCGGTGGTGCCGCCCTGACTGCCGTGTGGAGgacacctgcctgcccccctgcTGCGTGGTGAGCTGCACCCCCCCAACCTGCTGCCAGCTGCACCATGCCCAGGCCGCCTGCTGCCGCCCGTCCTACTGTGGACAGTCCTGCTGCCGCCCAgcctgctgctgctactgctgtgAGCCCACCTGCTAA
- the LOC129147470 gene encoding keratin-associated protein 9-3-like, which yields MACCQTSFCGFPSCSCETCGPSCCQPTCCQTSCCQPTCCQTSCCQPTCCQTSCCGTGCGTGCGTGCGAVSCRTRWCRPDCRVEDTCLPPCCVVSCTPPTCCQLHHAQAACCRPSYCGQSCCRPACCCYCCEPTC from the coding sequence ATGGCCTGCTGTCAAACTAGCTTCTGTGGATTTCCCAGCTGCTCCTGTGAGACCTGTggccccagctgctgccagccaacCTGCTGCCagaccagctgctgccagccaacCTGCTGCCagaccagctgctgccagccaacCTGCTGCCAGACCAGCTGCTGTGGCACCGGCTGTGGCACTGGCTGTGGCACTGGCTGTGGAGCTGTGAGCTGCCGCACCCGGTGGTGCCGCCCTGACTGCCGTGTGGAGgacacctgcctgcccccctgcTGCGTGGTGAGCTGCACCCCCCCAACCTGCTGCCAGCTGCACCATGCCCAGGCCGCCTGCTGCCGCCCGTCCTACTGTGGACAGTCCTGCTGCCGCCCAgcctgctgctgctactgctgtgAGCCCACCTGCTAA
- the LOC129147467 gene encoding keratin-associated protein 1-1-like, whose protein sequence is MACCQTSFCGFPSCSCETCGPSCCQTSCCQPTCCQTSCCQPTCCQTSCCQPTCCQTSCCQPTCCQTSCCGTGCGTGCGTGCGAVSCRTRWCRPDCRVEDTCLPPCCVVSCTPPTCCQLHHAQAACCRPSYCGQSCCRPACCCYCCEPTC, encoded by the coding sequence ATGGCCTGCTGTCAAACTAGCTTCTGTGGATTTCCCAGCTGCTCCTGTGAGACCTGTGGACCCAGCTGCTGCCagaccagctgctgccagccaacCTGCTGCCagaccagctgctgccagccaacCTGCTGCCagaccagctgctgccagccaacCTGCTGCCAGaccagctgctgtcagccaaccTGCTGCCAGACCAGCTGCTGTGGCACTGGCTGTGGCACTGGCTGTGGCACTGGCTGTGGAGCTGTGAGCTGCCGCACCAGGTGGTGCCGCCCTGACTGCCGCGTGGAGgacacctgcctgcccccctgcTGCGTGGTGAGCTGCACCCCCCCAACCTGCTGCCAGCTGCACCATGCCCAGGCCGCCTGCTGCCGCCCGTCCTACTGTGGACAGTCCTGCTGCCGCCCAgcctgctgctgctactgctgtgAGCCCACCTGCTAA